TATGAGCTGACCTCCGCCATCAGCGCCGGCAAGGATAAGATCGACAAAGTGGCTTACAACGTCGCGCAGAACTCGATGGATCACATCTTCCTGATGAGCTACGACTTCTACGGCGCCTTCGATCTGAAGAACCTGGGGCATCAGACCGCGCTGAATGCGCCGGCCTGGAAACCGGACACTGCCTACACCACGGTGAACGGCGTCAATGCGCTGCTGGCGCAGGGCGTCAAGCCGGGCAAGATCGTGGTCGGCACCGCCATGTATGGCCGCGGTTGGACCGGGGTGAACGGCTACCAGAACAATATTCCGTTTACCGGCACCGCCACCGGGCCGGTTAAAGGCACCTGGGAGAACGGCATCGTGGACTACCGCCAAATCGCCAGCCAGTTCATGAGCGGCGAGTGGCAATACACCTACGATGCCACGGCGGAAGCGCCTTATGTGTTCAAGCCTTCCACCGGCGATCTGATCACCTTCGACGATGCCCGCTCGGTGCAGGCCAAAGGCAAGTACGTGCTGGATAAGCAGTTGGGCGGCCTGTTCTCCTGGGAGATCGATGCGGACAACGGCGATATTCTCAACAACATGAACGCCAGCCTGGGCAACAGCGCCGGCGTTCAATAATCGGTTGCAGTGCGTTGCCGGGGGATATCCTTTCGCCCCCGGCTTTTTCACCGCCGAAAGTTTTTTTACGCCGCACAGATTGTGGCCCTAGCCGGAGCAAAACGCGGCCATCGGACTCACCCTTTTGGGTAATCCTTCAGCATTTCCTCCTGTCTTTAACGGCGATCACAAAAATAACCGTTCAGATATTCATCATTCAGCAACAAAGTTTTGGCGTTTTTTAACGGAGTTAAAAACCAGTAAGTTTGTGAGGGTCAGACCAATGCGCTAAAAATGACCGCTTAGCATAAATTTTCATGCTGGAACTGTTAACAAAAGGTTTTTTTTATGTTTGTTTGCTGTTTCTCACAGTCTGCGTAAATCCCCACTGGTTATATTGACGACACCCCAAACAGTTGGCAACTTGATAGCCTCAGGGGTAAGAGCGAGAGTTGTTTGAGTGAATTCCACGCGCTCAGACGTCCCCGCCGCGATGCGTTCCATCCGGCATTCTCTCCTTTTACGCCTTCTGCCTTCGGGCGCCGATCGCACAGGCCACGCAATAAAAAATACAGGTCTGGCGGCAATTACACACATCACATCACACAATGGAGCACTAACGATGACACGTTCCTTGGGTAAATCGGGGGTTCTGAAATTCGGCATTGGGCTGATCGCGCTGACCGTGGCGGCCAGCGTTCAGGCCAAGACGTTGGTTTACTGTTCTGAAGGTTCCCCGGAAGGGTTCAACCCGCAGCTGTTCACCTCCGGCACCACCTACGACGCCAGCTCGGTACCGATCTACAACCGTCTGGTCGAATTCAAAATCGGCACCACCGAACTGCAGCCGGGCCTGGCTGAGAAGTGGGACGTCAGCGAAGACGGCAAAACCTACACCTTCCACCTGCGCAAAGGCGTGAAGTGGCAGAGCAGCAAAGACTTCAAACCGACGCGTGATTTCAACGCCGACGACGTAGTGTTCTCCTTTGAACGCCAGTTGGATGCGAACAACGCCTATCACAAAGTGTCCGGCGGCAGTTACGAATACTTTGAAGGCATGGACATGCCTAAGCTGATCGCCAAGATCGAAAAAGTAGACGACAACACCGTGCGTTTCGTGCTGAACCGTCCGGAAGCGCCGTTCCTGGCTGACCTGGGCATGGACTTTGCGTCCATCCTGTCCGCCGAATACGCCGACGTGATGATGAAAGCCGGCACGCCGGAAAAAGTCGACCTGAACCCGATCGGCACCGGGCCGTTCCAGCTGCTGCAATACCAAAAAGACTCCAAGATCCTGTACAAGGCCTTTGACGGTTTCTGGGGCACCAAGCCGAAGATCGATCGTCTGGTGTTCTCCATCACGCCTGACGCCTCCGTGCGTTACGCCAAACTGCAGAAAAACGAATGCCAGGTGATGCCATACCCGAATCCGGCCGACATCGCCCGCATGAAACAAGATAAGTCCATCAACCTGATGGAGCAGCCGGGCCTGAACGTGGGGTATCTGTCGTTCAACGTCGAGAAAAAACCGCTGGATAACCTGAAGGTGCGCCAGGCGTTGACCATGGCGGTCAACAAGCAGGCGATCATCGACGCGGTTTATCAGGGCGCGGGCCAGGCGGCCAAGAACCTGATCCCGCCGACCATGTGGGGCTATAACGACGCGGTGCAGGATTACGCTTACGATCCGGCCAAGGCGAAAGAGCTGCTGAAAGAAGCGGGCATGGCCGACGGTTTCAGCATCGACCTGTGGGCGATGCCGGTACAGCGTCCTTACAACCCGAACGCACGCCGCATGGCGGAAATGATCCAGGCCGACTGGGCCAAGATCGGCGTGAAAGCTAAAATCGTGACCTATGAGTGGGGTGAATACCTCAAGCGCGCCAAAGCGGGCGAACACCAGACGGTGATGATGGGCTGGACCGGCGACAACGGGGATCCGGACAACTTCTTCGCCACTCTGTTCAGCTGCGCGGCGGCGAAAGACGGCTCCAACTACTCCCGCTGGTGCTACAAGCCGTTTGAAGATCTGATTCAACCGGCGCGCGCCGAATCCAACCACGACAAGCGCATCGAACTGTACAAGCAGGCGCAGGTGGTGATGCACGATCAGGCTCCGGCGCTGATTGTCGCACACTCCACCGTGTACGAGCCTGTGCGTAAGGAAGTGAAAGGCTACGTCGTGGATCCGCTTGGTAAGCATCACTTCGAGAATGTCTCTGTAGACTGATTTCGACCGCTTTACCGGAGACGCACGAATGGACTTGCAGGGGCGCAACAGGTTTGCGCCCCTGCTGACCAGTCTCCGGCGTATGGCCGTCGAATCGTTCAAAGGCATGTGAGCGTTAATAAGCCTGGCGGACGATGAGCTGCCGGGCATTGATACAGAGAGTTCGGGATATGTTGCAGTTCATACTCCGACGTTTGGGGTTAGTTATCCCAACGTTTATCGGCATTACGTTGCTGACTTTTGCATTCGTCCATATGATCCCCGGCGACCCGGTGACCATCATGGCCGGGGAACGCGGTATCTCCGCCGAGCGCCACGCGCAGCTGATGGCGGAAATGGGGCTGGACAAGCCGCTCTATCAACAATATTTCTCCTACGTGTCCAACGTGCTGCACGGCGATCTGGGCACCTCGCTTAAAAGCCGCATCTCCGTCTGGAGCGAGTTCGTTCCGCGCTTTCAGGCCACGCTGGAGCTGGGCTTCTGCGCGATGCTTTTCGCGGTGCTGGTAGGCATCCCGGTCGGGGTGCTGGCGGCGGTCAAACGCGGCTCGGTGTTCGATCACACCGCGGTGGGCATCTCGCTGACCGGCTATTCGATGCCAATTTTCTGGTGGGGCATGATGCTCATCATGCTGGTGTCGGTGCAGCTTAACCTGACGCCGGTGTCGGGGCGCATCAGCGACACGGTATTCCTCGACGACAGCCATCCGCTCACCGGTTTCATGCTGATAGACACCCTGATCTGGGGCGAGCCGGGCGATTTTGCCGACGCGGTGATGCACATGATTTTGCCGGCCATCGTGCTGGGCACTATCCCGCTGGCGGTGATCGTGCGCATGACGCGCTCCTCGATGCTGGAAGTGTTGGGCGAAGACTATATCCGCACCGCGCGCGCCAAGGGCGTTAGCCGCATGCGGGTGATCGTCGTTCACGCGCTGCGCAATGCGTTGCTGCCGGTGGTGACGGTGATCGGGCTGCAGGTCGGCACCATGCTGGCCGGCGCCATTCTGACGGAAACCATCTTCTCCTGGCCGGGACTGGGCCGCTGGCTGATCGACGCGCTGCAGCGCCGCGATTATCCGGTGGTGCAGGGCGGGGTGTTACTGGTCGCCTGTATGATCATTCTGGTTAACCTGCTGGTAGACGTGCTCTACGGCGTGGTCAACCCGCGTATTCGCCACAAGAAATAAGGGGCGCTCTCATGTCTCAAATCACTGAGTCTGCAGTTAAAGGTGCGCCGAAGCCGATGACCCCGCTTCAGGAGTTCTGGCACTATTTCAAGCGCAATAAAGGGGCCGTGGTCGGCCTGGTGTATATCGTTCTGATGTTGGTGATCGCGCTCGGCGCCGGGGTGCTGGCGCCGCATGCGCCGGCGGACCAGTTCCGCGATGCGCTGCTCAAGCCGCCGGTGTGGCAAGAGGGCGGCAGCTGGCAATACATCCTCGGCACCGACGACGTGGGCCGCGACGTGCTGTCGCGCCTGATGTACGGTGCACGCCTGTCGCTGTTGGTCGGCTGTCTGGTGGTAGTGCTGTCGCTGATCATGGGTGTAGTGCTCGGCCTGCTGGCCGGTTACTTCGGTGGCGCGGTGGACGCGGTGATTATGCGCGTCGTCGACATCATGTTGGCCCTGCCGAGCTTGCTGCTGGCGCTGGTGCTGGTGGCGGTGTTCGGGCCGTCGATCGTCAACGCCTCGTTGGCGCTGACCTTTGTCGCGCTACCGCACTATGTGCGTCTGACGCGTGCGGCGGTGCTGGCGGAAGTGAACCGCGATTACGTCACCGCTTCGCGGGTAGCGGGCGCCGGCGCGCTGCGCCAGATGTTCGTCAATATTCTGCCTAACTGCCTGGCGCCTTTGATCGTTCAGGCTTCTCTCGGTTTCTCGAACGCCATTCTGGACATGGCCGCTCTCGGCTTTCTGGGCATGGGCGCGCAACCGCCGACGCCAGAGTGGGGCACCATGCTCTCCGACGTGCTGCAGTTCGCGCAAAGTGCCTGGTGGGTCGTGACCTTCCCCGGCCTGGCGATCCTGCTGACGGTGCTGGCATTTAACCTGATGGGGGACGGTTTGCGTGACGCTCTCGACCCCAAACTCAAGCAGTAACAGAGGACGAGAGAGATGGCGTTATTGAATGTAGACAAGCTTTCGGTGCACTTCGGTGACGAAGGCACCCCGTTCCGCGCGGTAGACCGCATCAGTTACAGCGTGGATCAAGGCCAGGTGGTCGGCATCGTCGGTGAATCCGGTTCCGGCAAATCCGTCAGCTCGCTGGCGATCATGGGCCTGATCGATTTCCCCGGCAAGGTGATGGCCGACAAGCTGGAGTTCAACGGCCAGGATCTGCGCAAGATCTCCGAAAAGGAGCGCCGCCAGCTGGTGGGTTCCGAAGTGGCGATGATCTTCCAGGATCCGATGACCAGCTTGAACCCGTGCTATACCGTCGGCTACCAGATCATGGAGGCACTGAAGGTGCATCAGGGCGGCAACCGCCGCACTCGCCGCCAGCGCGCTATCGACCTGCTGACCCAGGTGGGCATTCCCGATCCGGCCTCGCGGCTGGACGTGTACCCGCACCAGCTTTCCGGCGGCATGAGCCAGCGCGTGATGATCGCCATGGCCATCGCCTGTCGGCCGAAGCTGCTGATCGCCGATGAGCCGACGACCGCGCTCGACGTGACCATCCAGGCGCAGATCATCGAACTGCTGCTGGACCTGCAGCAGCGCGAAAACATGGCGTTGGTGCTGATCACCCACGATCTGGCGCTGGTGGCGGAAGCCGCGCACCACATCATCGTGATGTACGCCGGCCAGGTGGTGGAGTCCGGCAAGGCGGCGGAGATTTTCCGCGCGCCGCGCCATCCTTATACCCAGGCGCTATTGCGCGCGCTGCCGGAGTTCGCCGCCGACAAGGCGCGGCTGGCTTCGCTGCCGGGCGTGGTGCCGGGCAAATACGATCGCCCGACCGGCTGCCTGCTCAACCCGCGTTGTCCCTACGCCAACGAGCGCTGCCGTAACGAGGAGCCGGAACTGCGCAGCATTCCCGGCCGTCAGGTTAAATGTCACACACCGCTGGATGATGCGGGGAGGCCGACCGTATGAGCCAGAATCAACCTTTACTGCAGGCGATCGACCTGAAGAAGCATTACCCGGTGAAAAAGGGCCTGTTTGCGCCGGAGCGGCTGGTCAAGGCGCTGGACGGCGTCTCCTTCACCCTGGAGCGTGGCAAGACCTTGGCGGTGGTTGGCGAGTCGGGCTGCGGCAAATCGACGCTCGGCCGTCTGCTGACGATGATCGAAGTACCGACAGGCGGCGAGCTGTACTATCA
The sequence above is drawn from the Serratia sp. FDAARGOS_506 genome and encodes:
- the dppA gene encoding dipeptide ABC transporter periplasmic-binding protein DppA, with amino-acid sequence MTRSLGKSGVLKFGIGLIALTVAASVQAKTLVYCSEGSPEGFNPQLFTSGTTYDASSVPIYNRLVEFKIGTTELQPGLAEKWDVSEDGKTYTFHLRKGVKWQSSKDFKPTRDFNADDVVFSFERQLDANNAYHKVSGGSYEYFEGMDMPKLIAKIEKVDDNTVRFVLNRPEAPFLADLGMDFASILSAEYADVMMKAGTPEKVDLNPIGTGPFQLLQYQKDSKILYKAFDGFWGTKPKIDRLVFSITPDASVRYAKLQKNECQVMPYPNPADIARMKQDKSINLMEQPGLNVGYLSFNVEKKPLDNLKVRQALTMAVNKQAIIDAVYQGAGQAAKNLIPPTMWGYNDAVQDYAYDPAKAKELLKEAGMADGFSIDLWAMPVQRPYNPNARRMAEMIQADWAKIGVKAKIVTYEWGEYLKRAKAGEHQTVMMGWTGDNGDPDNFFATLFSCAAAKDGSNYSRWCYKPFEDLIQPARAESNHDKRIELYKQAQVVMHDQAPALIVAHSTVYEPVRKEVKGYVVDPLGKHHFENVSVD
- the dppB gene encoding dipeptide ABC transporter permease DppB yields the protein MLQFILRRLGLVIPTFIGITLLTFAFVHMIPGDPVTIMAGERGISAERHAQLMAEMGLDKPLYQQYFSYVSNVLHGDLGTSLKSRISVWSEFVPRFQATLELGFCAMLFAVLVGIPVGVLAAVKRGSVFDHTAVGISLTGYSMPIFWWGMMLIMLVSVQLNLTPVSGRISDTVFLDDSHPLTGFMLIDTLIWGEPGDFADAVMHMILPAIVLGTIPLAVIVRMTRSSMLEVLGEDYIRTARAKGVSRMRVIVVHALRNALLPVVTVIGLQVGTMLAGAILTETIFSWPGLGRWLIDALQRRDYPVVQGGVLLVACMIILVNLLVDVLYGVVNPRIRHKK
- the dppC gene encoding dipeptide ABC transporter permease DppC — protein: MSQITESAVKGAPKPMTPLQEFWHYFKRNKGAVVGLVYIVLMLVIALGAGVLAPHAPADQFRDALLKPPVWQEGGSWQYILGTDDVGRDVLSRLMYGARLSLLVGCLVVVLSLIMGVVLGLLAGYFGGAVDAVIMRVVDIMLALPSLLLALVLVAVFGPSIVNASLALTFVALPHYVRLTRAAVLAEVNRDYVTASRVAGAGALRQMFVNILPNCLAPLIVQASLGFSNAILDMAALGFLGMGAQPPTPEWGTMLSDVLQFAQSAWWVVTFPGLAILLTVLAFNLMGDGLRDALDPKLKQ
- the dppD gene encoding dipeptide ABC transporter ATP-binding protein; the encoded protein is MALLNVDKLSVHFGDEGTPFRAVDRISYSVDQGQVVGIVGESGSGKSVSSLAIMGLIDFPGKVMADKLEFNGQDLRKISEKERRQLVGSEVAMIFQDPMTSLNPCYTVGYQIMEALKVHQGGNRRTRRQRAIDLLTQVGIPDPASRLDVYPHQLSGGMSQRVMIAMAIACRPKLLIADEPTTALDVTIQAQIIELLLDLQQRENMALVLITHDLALVAEAAHHIIVMYAGQVVESGKAAEIFRAPRHPYTQALLRALPEFAADKARLASLPGVVPGKYDRPTGCLLNPRCPYANERCRNEEPELRSIPGRQVKCHTPLDDAGRPTV